The Desulfomonilia bacterium sequence ATCCCCCTTGTAGAGATGCTTGCGCTTAAAATCGGCAAACGTGGAACGTTCATCGTAGCCGCATGTCTGTGGATACTTTCCTTCCTTTATACATTCACGATACATCCGGGTTCATCTACACCAATGCTCGTTATATTCGGTGTAATGTTCAGTATAGCGACCGCCGGCATTCATGTGATGGTGTTTGCAATCTTCCCCGACATACCGGATGTTGATGAACTTATATCAGGCCAGAGAAGGGAAGGCGTCTTCTCGGGCCTGTTTTCATTTCTGAGAAAGGTGGGCTCTGGAGTCGCATTGTCGATTGTTCCTTTGTGCATAGGCCTTGCCGGTTATGTCAAACCCGTACAGACTGTGGTGAACGGCCAGACAAAGCTGATAGAGCAGGCCCAGTCCGAAACCGTGATAACGACAATAAGATATCTCTTCGGCCTTGTTCCGATAGCTCTGGCCTGTATAGCGCTTCTTATCTGCATCCTTTATCCGGTGACAAGAGAGGCGCATGCAAGACTGCGCACCTATCTCGATAAAAAGCGTGCAGGCGAAACCGGCCCGGAAATGGATGTCGAAGCCCAGTGGCTCAAGGCCAAGCTGCTTTAGCCTGAAGGTCCCTAACGCATGAAGCGGCTGCTTTTCTTTGTTGCCGGACTGATTGCGGCGGCGCTGGCCGGCGGTTTTTATTTCCTTTTCAGGGTCTTTCCGAGATTTGATACGAAGGCCTTCCCGACTGGCGCAGGTGCACAAGGAGAGGACTGGAAGATAAGCACATGCGGTGATGTCCCTTTTCTTATCAAGAACGGCCTTCCTTTTCCTTCAGGATTCGATTCATCAAACAGGCCCGTGCAGATGCTGAACGGGTCCTGGCACATGCGGCTCGACCCTGAGGATGCTGGCGAAGGACTTCACTGGGAACGGCTTGAAAAGGCCGGAAAAGGTTGGAAGCGCATAAACACCCCGTCGACATTCAACGCGGCCCTGAGCAAAATCCCGGACTATCAGGGGCCTGCGTGGTTCTTTCTCAAGTTTGTCCCTTCTTTCGAGGCCGATGACAAACACTGGCAGAGAATATGCCTGGAAGGCGTTCTGATAAGGAGCAGGGTCTGGCTGAACGGCGAATTGATTTCCAGACATGAAGGCGGGTGGACTCCGCAATATGCGGACATCTCCGCCTGTGTGAGGCCTGGCGTCCAAAACACGCTTGTCATAAGGGCTGATAACAGGCTTACCGGTGTGTCGCTGCCGCCGAAACTTCTTAAAAATCATATGCCGGGCTGGCATCCATACGGCGGTGTATACAGGGATGTGTATATCGAGAAGCTTCCCAAAGACTATATCTTCAAGGCGGATTACGCATGTCTTTTCTATCAGAACCGGGCCCTGCTGAAGATGAATGTGCTCACTCAAAGACCTGAAAAACCGTATGCCAGAAAAACTTCGAGGGAAAAAGGCCTCTCGTGCACAGTATCCTGCGGAAGCCGGAAGATAAAGGTTAAGGCTTCACCAAAAGCCTCTCAAGGCCCTGTTGTGAAGTATTCCTTTGATATCGAAATCGAAAATCCCAGACTCTATTCTCCCGATTCACCCGAACTTTATGATGTGACTCTAACCTACGGCAATGACAGGGTTTCATTCAAGGCGGGCCTTAGGACGATAGAGGTTAAGGGAGAAGAAATATTGCTCAACGGAAGGAAAACATTCTTAAAGGGCATAAGCAAGCATGAAGACCATCCGTCGCTCGGGGCAAGCCAGACGCCGGAGCTGATCGAAAACGACCTCAACCTGATAAAAAATATGGGCGCAAATTATATAAGGCTCGCACACTATCCGCATCATAGAGGTGAGCTTATCAAGGCCCGCGACATGGGGCTGATGCTTGCCGAAGAGATACCGCTATATCAGGCAGGCACAGGTTTTACTGCATGGTACGGGGAAAAGAGGCCGCTTTTTGAATTTCCATTGCGGACATTCGGCAACAGGCAGCTTCAGAACAGTGATCTTTTGCTGAACGCCCAGCGTCAGCTCACCGAGATGATAGAACGCGACCGACTCAACCCGGCAATCATCATGTGGGGTGTTGCAAACGAAACCTATACGCTGGATAAGGCATCAGCGGCTGTCCACGGCTGGCTGGCGGATACGGCCAGGATGCTCGATCCCACACGTCCCGTCACAATGGCCGAGTTTACTTACGGCATGCCGGTCCTTGACGACAGGAGACAGACCGGCAGGTATATGGACGTTATTTCCATCAACATATATTCAGGATGGTATTTCGGAAACATGGAGGATGTTTCGCAGAAGATTGAAAAGGTGCACGGGCGCTTTCCCGGCAAGCCCGTTATCATT is a genomic window containing:
- a CDS encoding glycoside hydrolase family 2 TIM barrel-domain containing protein, with amino-acid sequence MKRLLFFVAGLIAAALAGGFYFLFRVFPRFDTKAFPTGAGAQGEDWKISTCGDVPFLIKNGLPFPSGFDSSNRPVQMLNGSWHMRLDPEDAGEGLHWERLEKAGKGWKRINTPSTFNAALSKIPDYQGPAWFFLKFVPSFEADDKHWQRICLEGVLIRSRVWLNGELISRHEGGWTPQYADISACVRPGVQNTLVIRADNRLTGVSLPPKLLKNHMPGWHPYGGVYRDVYIEKLPKDYIFKADYACLFYQNRALLKMNVLTQRPEKPYARKTSREKGLSCTVSCGSRKIKVKASPKASQGPVVKYSFDIEIENPRLYSPDSPELYDVTLTYGNDRVSFKAGLRTIEVKGEEILLNGRKTFLKGISKHEDHPSLGASQTPELIENDLNLIKNMGANYIRLAHYPHHRGELIKARDMGLMLAEEIPLYQAGTGFTAWYGEKRPLFEFPLRTFGNRQLQNSDLLLNAQRQLTEMIERDRLNPAIIMWGVANETYTLDKASAAVHGWLADTARMLDPTRPVTMAEFTYGMPVLDDRRQTGRYMDVISINIYSGWYFGNMEDVSQKIEKVHGRFPGKPVIISECGAEAAPGRRDEDGLWVAERVPPGKTYSEDYQERLLEHYVTYAMKTGFVSGISPWVFADFFCPEFPGNPVPYYNSKGVVSKDRAPKKSYHMLKRLYHEDV